The following nucleotide sequence is from Stigmatopora nigra isolate UIUO_SnigA chromosome 8, RoL_Snig_1.1, whole genome shotgun sequence.
TGCCTATTTATGGCATTCGGAGCCTAACCAGTATGCCATTAAAAGGAATGACTGAGACATTATAATGAGTATTATAATGCATAAAATAAAGTTTATTCTTGGATGGAAAAAATGTGGTCACAAGGAATGTTTTGTCTTCGGAAACGATAAACGGTGATTTCGTTGAACTTATTCAGGCTCAACTGATTGCAGAAGCCCGGAGTAGAACTAGCGAGATAGGTTTCTGACAGAGGCGTGGTTGTGAATGGGTCTACAGGTACTGCTGCTCTTTGATGACAGAACATTGATTCTGGAGTATTCATTGCAAGATGTGGAACACGGTTTGCAGTCATGGGATGCGGCACTAAGGGATTGGACGCCGAGACTGTGAAATGCGTGTTGTTCATCCTCTGAGGAGTTAGTCGGAAAGCACCAAATTTCTCAATTTGGGGTTCAGGCGCTAcagatacaataaaataaagttaCACTTTACTTTATACTCCAATAtgatataacaataataacaacattaCCTGCAACAGTTGATAGGTGAAAAGAACTGCAAAATCCTGAATCCAAAATCTTCTCTTGTGCCTGTTCAGATGCATTGCCTTAATGCACATTTCTATACAGTTTGTCATACAATCAGACTCAAGGGTTTATTGATCATCCGCattaaaattaaagtaaaagtaaGGGGAATAGGTGGGTTAATATTAGACAATGTCTAGGATGGCCGATATGGGCAAACCAGCTCCAAACCCTGTGATGTACAAATAACCCAATGTCATGGAGGTCATGCCAAAATTCTTGCCGCTGTAAACATTTGctgaataccgtatttactcgcatataagccgcacccttaaaattgccttaaatttgTATAATACgctgccccctgattcacaattttcacttccatgtttatggtttgaatagggagtataaatgtattACTTAGattggaaaatcttaagaaaaaacatcacgtggtatttctgagatacggTATGAATCAaatgcacattattagggtcaatataataaataattaattgaacCAGCAATGGttgtactgcaaaacagaaaataaccaacaaatagtaaatgttacggcttatatgcaaaagAATATGGTGATGTTTTAGAGCAAAAAAAGTCCTCAAAAGCTACCTCTGGTGTCATAAACCTCAGGTTCTCTCCTGGTCCTTCCTGGAGTCTTGTTGGCAGTGTCTGCAGGTCCTCGTTTGAATGTGCCCTTAGATGCTCCAAGAATTGCCTCCTTTGTGCCGTAAACCTATCACGTTTAGCTTCCCGCTCTTCTTCAAGAGCATAGCAAAGTGCTCTCAGGGCAGCTTCGTGGTCCTGTCTGAATgcacacacaagcacaaaaaCAGCAactctttattttattcattcattttctgacttaCTTcacctcacaagggtcacgggggttgcATGTAATCTCTATTATCTTGCATAGAAGTAACACAGATTAAGATTATTACATATTTAATTTCCCTCCTTTGTTTCtcgggatgaaaaaaaatattatttgacaAATAGCTGTCAAAAACCCTGGCAACAAGTTTAGTCTATAACTTGCATCCTCCCTACATTCAGCTGGATTGGAGTTCTGAACCTTAGTGATTCGAAGGTATGTAACACATTCATTTAGTTTTCAGcaggaaaatatttaataaagagcTAATTACTTTTTATGTAAGCAATTTACAATAGAACCACCATTAACCATGCACCTGCATAGCTTTTGAATGGAATTACAATGTAAGTCAAACCTGAGGTGGAATGGTTCATCCTTTCTCTCCATCCTTACAGAATCTGTTAAGTTCTCCTGCCCAAATAATTTATTGAACAGGTTCTCCTCATCTCTCCTCTTAGCCAGAAGACACTGTCGCAAAGCTCTAAGGAGATGATGGagacagatttaaaaaatcaatgtgcaaattaaaatgtaatgtcaAAATGACCAGCAAAAGGCAGGCACTTCTAtacaaaatctttaaaaatgtaagcACGGTGGAATGGTTTTGAGTGTGTGATTATCTGGTTCAAATCTCTTGAAATAATATCTATGTGGAAAGTATACATGTACTTCTTCAAGGAATACACTCACAAAAAGTAAGGTTGTtggtttgtttacatttaaaataaataacaataaaaataaaacaatagatTTTTCTTAGCTTGATCAACGTAATAtccagagagaaaaattaatatgaatatcccgagattaaaattgaactattacaaggttaaaatcaaaacatgatgAATGTTAAAATATAGATAATATTCAAATTGtcaaacagtcattttgttgcttatttttctttaacatgAACCGGAGGTTttttggtttctagggcattaACTTCTAAAAACTTTGATGACAATGACTATGTACACTGTTTACCTTTCATGGATGTAAAAAGGATAACAAGCAATAATCATCCTACCTAAGCCTGTACTTGTACTCAGTCTTCAGcttcttctcctcttcctccccccagACATCTATTTGTCGAAGACGCATTCTCTTCTGCTTTTCAGCCTTCAATTTGTCAATCAACTCTTCTGTCCCTCTCTTCAGCTCTTCCTGAAGATTACACATGCCATTTCCCCTTTCCATCTCGCACAGTTCCTCATACTCCTTTCGTATCAATTCTTCTTTGGAGTAATTCATCCTTTTCTCTTTCCTTAATGTATCCTTCTTTTCCTTTAGCTGCTCATCCTCTTCATTCTTTGGCAACTCTTTACGGAGAGGCCCCATTCGCTTCTCTTTCTCGCTCTTTAATTGCTCCACCTCCTCCATTTCCTGGACTTTCAGCTCTTCTTGGAAGTCTCGTATTCTTTGCTCCTTTCCTCTCTTCAATCTGTCTAACTCCATATCTTCCTCTTTTCTAAGCTCCTCCTCATATTTGTGCATCCTCATCTGCTTTTCTCTCTGTAACCGCTcaactttttccttttcttctctCACCAGTTCTTCAATGCAAAACGACATTCGTCTCTGGTTCTGTCTCTTCAGAACATCCACCTCTTCCTTGTCTTTGGAGTTCTTTAACCCCATTGTTAAATGTTCTGCCACCTTCTCCCTACTCTTCTGTTTTTCCACTCCAGGTGTTATTTTCCCATCACTGTCTTCAGATTCATCATCTGTGCTAAAATCCAGACACAGCCAGGACGTGATTTTCCCATTTGCCAATTTTTCAGTTTGCTCATTTTCTACTTTACGGAGCAACGTTCTGATATCCTCTTTCAACCAATCTTCCTCATCTTCACCTGTCATCTCCTcttcaaaaaatattgtttttttctttatttccgTTACAAAACGCCCATCGGTCTCTCCCGTGCTGGACTCTTCACATAGcaatgatgtttttctttctcgCTTCACCCTTTGTATTTCCTGTCCATCGCTGCCCTGGAGATTTTTCCCCATAGCTTTTTCTCTCATCATTTGCTCAATTCCCTTTTCCTGTTGCCCTCTTGGGAggttctgttttgttttgatctTTTCCCTCTTCAATTTCTCCAATTCATCCCTCTCTCTTCTCATTTGTTCTTGGCAGACCAAAATTCTATTCTGTATTTCCTTCTGTAGTTGCTCTatttcgtcttcttcttcttttctaagTGCCTGCTCGTGTAGACTCATTTTTACCTCCTGTTCTTGCTTCAAAGATTCCATCTCATTCTCTTCCTCTTTCCTTAACCACTCATCATAAAGCTTGATTCGCATCTCCTTCCCCCTCTTGAGCCTTGCTATCTCCTCCGCCTCTTTGTTGAGTTCATCAATAAAGATGGACTTTCTAAGTCCCTCCGTCCTCACTAATTCCTCCTCCTGGCTGCTCAGCTCATCCTGCTGCGATTGTATTCTTAGTTGACTCTCTGAttcctccctctctttctcaaGTCTTTCCAGTTCCTCCCGTTGTTGTAAAAGTCTCCTCTGGGCCCTTTCCTGCTTCATCCTCTCAGCCTCTTCTTCCTCCATACGGAGCTCTTTCTCAAATAGACGGTTGCATGTGTCAAGGTACTTTTGTaactcttcctcctcttcctccttctgTTTCATGTGTTGCTGCTGGCTTAGAAAACATCTACTTTCCTTCTCCTTTGTCAAAATATCGGCTGCCTCCCCTTCCTCTCTCTGCAGCTCTGCCAGGTGATGTCGGATCCTCATCTCCTTCCCACGTTTAAATTGCTCGGCCTCCTCGGCTTCCTCTCTCCTCAGCTTTTCAAAGCAGCGGCAGATTCTTTGCTGCATCTCCTTTTTCAATTGCCCTACTTgctccttctccttcttcatCAGCTCCTCTTTTTGTGCAAGCACTCTTATTGCCTTGTCCCTCTTTAACTGCTCTGCTGCCACTTCTTCTTCTCTCCTAAGAACCTGCATGCAGGATTCCAATCTCAACTGCCTTTCCCTCATCAAGCGTTCTATCTCCTTTCGGCCCCTATGAAGCTCCTCATGGAGCTGACATTTAATGTTATACATCTCCCTCTTCAACcattcctcttcctcctcctcgcttCTCTTCAATTCTTCCCTACGAAGACGAAGTCTCTTTTCCTTTTCTTGCTTCAATTGctctgcttcctcctcttcctctctccTCAGTTCGACTTTGCGTCGACAGATTCTGGTGTCTTTCTCCCGCTTCAAACGTAAATATTCGTCTACTTCCTCTTTCTTCAGCCCCTCCTTCTGCTGATAGTTTTTAATCTCCCGATCAACCCTCAAATGTTCCTCCTCCTGCGTTTTGCGCAACTGACCCAGGCAGGGAGGCATTTCCATTTTCTTATTGAACTGCTCTGTTTCCTCTTCTTTCTTAACCATCAATCTTCCCTGGGAAAGTTGATTTCTTGTCTCCCTGTCCCTCATTAGTTGCAGTGCCTCCTCTTGCTCTCTTCTGATCTCCTTTTGTCGCCATATACGCATCTCCTCACTCCTCAGTTGCTCCATttccttctctttctccttGCTCAACCGGTCGTGGTGATGATGCATTTTCATGAGTTCCTCCTGGATATAAAGTGTACGCATCTCCTTTTTCTTCATTAATGTATCCGCATCATTATAGAGTTTCTTTTTGTGGAGAAACATTTTCTTATCCAACTCCTTTTCAAACCGTGTCATCTCTTCCTCTTCCTTCTCTTTTAGAGCATCCTGTCGGAGCTGTagtcttttctctttttccttCATTAATTTCCTtgtttcctcctcttcctcctttctTAATTTCTCCTCGTACAAAAATAATCTCGTTACCTTCTCCCTCACCAGAGATTCCTCTTTGTTAGGTTTCTCTGCTTGGTTGCTTTCTTCGCCCAGTTTATCATGATATATTCTGTCTGGTCTTAAAAAGGGCTCTCTCAAAACCTACAGCCAAAGGaatataaaatcattttgaatttgtctCCTCAGAAAGACAAATACACCAGTAATAATTAACGGGTTACTATGTGTGGTGTGTGCATGCTCTCCCTACTTAAGTCCCAACTGAGGGCTCATAGATTTAATAACTAACAAAGATTGGGACATATGTGCTAAGAATTATTTATAAAATTAGCAGCAAGGGAGCATTCAAATGTTGGAAGACAAATGATATTAAAGTTCAATGAAATAAGGCCATCAAATAATGTGAATTTAACCTGTTTTACAACATTAATAGACCAATTTGGATGTATATTGATCAAATGACCTTAATATACAGCTGAAAGTCTGCAGACAAAACACATGTTTGTTTCCATTTAACTTACAAATCCATTGTGATGTTTAAAGTCAATAAATATGAGGATGTAGTAAAGTCTATATAAATTAACTGATGTCTTGATTTGTACTCAACAGAGGttgtttcttatattttttatgcctgaatcaaattGGTAGCAGTCACTTACTTCTGGGGTCTTGATAGGCTTCTCTTTTTTCATGTCCATATCAAATCCAGAACCGTCAATGGAATATTGACTAATGGAAGGATCAGTAGAAAAGCAATTGATGTTATTTGTTATTCTACTCAAAAAGACCAATTTCgaaaattatcatttaaattGTGAGCACACAAACAATTGAACTACCAGCCCACTCAAGAAGAGCAAAAATACAGAATACATTTTTGAAGGAGCCTTCAGATTCCAGCGCTGCCACTCTTTGAGTTTTGTATTATCACACTTTAAATTTTACAAGAAGCAGCTGGTCAAATTGACTATAGATATTTAAATTCTATTTCATTACAAAAATATTCTTCAGCACCAACATACAGGtataaatgtggaaaaaaaacaaaaaaacattaacaaataGACAAACCTTTTAGAATCCTGATCCGTCTCTGTCTGGCTGTCAGAGTCAGAAAGAGACTCGTCTGAGTCCAAAAAATCTGTCAACTGCTTtgggacagaaaaaaagaaggtcCATTAAAAATCTGGTTTTAATAGAAATTAATCACATGCAAACGTCCCTTTATTTGTCCACATCGCCTAATGCAATAATGAATAAAGCGGGAACGAGTATTAATAGGCATTGGGATAATTTCCAAGATTCTGTTTTTTAGTGAATAGAGTTGATTCATATGCACTCAAAATGCATAGTTTTAGAATGACAATTTTATCATCTACCCAAATATCTTGGAAAGCCACTTACTGCTGGAGTTGTGATAAGttcctttttgtctttgtcttgCTCTATCTTTGTTGTCCCAATAAAACCAGTCTGCTCGATAAGAGCATGGGCACTGGTAAAGGAAGTTGAGAATACCTGACAAAGAAACAAGATGGTCAAATTCCATGAAACTCTCCCAATGGCTTCAGGCCACAAaagttaacacaaaaaaacacacttatgTATACTAGTTCTTTACAATTCAGATGGTCAAAAATCCACTCACCCTAGTTGTTCTGGTAAACTCTTCTTCCAGCTTTAATTTGCGTTTGACTTCTGAATTCCCATCAGTGCTATCACACTGTATGTGCTCTTGTGCCACAATGTCACTGTAGACCTCTTCAACTGAAGAATTGTTTCCTGACTCACCTTGGCTACATTGAGGAGGGAGAAAGAAGAAAGTTGAAAAAGAAATCTGTTAATTTTATATATGCTGATTGTAAGTTTGACTGAATGTTGCCATTCATttctcatttcttttgcaaggTATTAAATAACTGATCACTGGACATTTGGCCTCTAATTCAAGCAAGCTTCTTCATAGGCgagttaccatattttttagCATATTGAccgcctccgcgtataagccatacacttaaaattgccttaaaaaagttgaattttatgatttctctcgtataagacgccccatgattcacaattttcaccttcagggagtacaaatttgttagtttgaagggaaaatcttatgaAAAATCATTAcgcgtggtatttctgagatgttGTATGAATATTAACTACTGGCAAAAGGTAAAATGGTGGTGCCCTGAGCAGGCACAGGTGAGTTTTTTTAACACTACATGcaagatgttttttatttatattagattcttttttttattgtctcaAGCCTGCCTggacaaaatgcaaaacatcccAATGAACTCAAATGGTCCTGCTGTgattaattaaaatgatagtAACTGTTTTTCATAAATTAATTTATAAGTACAAACCTTTTAGTACTAGTCTCAGTCTCAAAAACAGAATCACTGGAGTCCAAAACTCTTTCTGAAACCTTAAAACCATAAGAGAAATGAGGTAATTTGACAATTAGTTAGATATGAAGCATTTAACAAGCAATCCCCTGTGAGATTCCGTCCTTTCATGATGCACACTACTAGAAAAAACAGTCTCCCAAAATAGAAATGACAATTACTGATTATTGCCTACCTCCCGCAACAGTGATTCAGGGCTCTGATCCTCAGACTGGGCCTCAAGCTCGGTTACCTCTTCACCTAGATCTCCATCTCTGATGGCCACTGCTGAATCCTAAAGtacaagtttgaaaaaaaatatcatcagaaATGTTCAGTGAAATAgaccacaaaacaaaaagatgagaaaaagatctgtattatgtttatgtCTGCAATGACAACCACTCACTGTAGGCGTTTTACTTGACTCATCCTCCAGTTTGACCCCTTGTTTTCCGACAGGCTCAGTACTGCAgtagtgagtgagagagaaacaATCCAGAATAGATTATTATTGTagcagcaataaaaaaataaaaaaagtaaaagtaatgattaaaatatatatatatatatatatatatatatatatatatatatatatatatatatatatatatatatatatatatatatatatatatatatatatatatatatatatatatatatatatatatatatatatatatatatatatatatatatatatatatatatatatatatatatatatatatagatagatagatagatagatagatagatagatagatatatatatatatatattttttttaaatcacgtcATGTTCAGAGTAAAAATGACAAACCTTTTTGAAACTGTCACTGTTGTCTCACTAGCCTTTCTTTCTTTGGTATGAATGAAGTCTGTGCTGTCAAGGACAACACAAGTGTTGCAGTCTGCAAACTTCAGGATGCAAGAAATtgcataaattacattttaaaagccaAGCTTCAGTTCAAGTCGTCATCTTAATAGAAACTTTAGTAGACATTGACATTAGTGCTACTACCATATTTTAATACATACACTGCACTTCCTTCCCCATGCTATCAATCAACAGTATGTTAGGGGGTCACTTGCCATCAGCTCTCAAACATCTATCACACGCATGACTAACACCCAAGTTAGAGTTAGACTATGAATGACTAGGTAACATTAAAGATATTGTATGATGTTGACTGATGAATTCTCAAGTGATTTGTCCTAATACTGGGTTCCCTTCTACATCTTACTAACAATTTGGTCCAGTCATccctaaatacatttttataccatGTCACCCCAGTAAGATTAAACAccaatgttaaatatatttggTAGGTATATTTGGTATATTTGGTATTTCGACATCCTACAATATCTTCAATGGTAGGTGCCATTGAAGATATTGCAGGATACCGATTGATTACCAGTCGCAGGTCTTCTGATCTAATACTGGGTACCTCACGacatatctgattttttttcaatgtcctaTATTCCCTGTAGCTTTCTTTTGGTTACTAGTTATCTCGTCCCCACATAGTGTCTCCTTGGTAAAAGTGGATAGCCATGCTACTTTTATTTTGGTagcaatattgtttttttccactattgTATTCACTGTACTATCACTATTCCGTCTATTTATCTgttgtctctgtctgtgtccaGTTGCTTTCTCTGAAGACAACACGAGCTCCTTTACATTTAAgataattaattaaataatctGCCAAAAGAATTTTCAAGGCTCTTAGCATAACTATTAATGATAACCACTCACTGTAGGTGCTTTAAATGGTTCATCCATTAGTTTGGTTCCTAGTTGTCCAACAGCATCAGTACTACAGGAGggagttaaaaaatgaaaatcagaaagGCATTAAATTACAATTACTAGAATAAACATGAGAAATATGGAAAAGAAAGAAGTACAAACCTTTTGGAGACCATAGTCTTCTCAatatcttttctttctttgattTGAATAAAATGTGTATTGTCATGCAAAAAAGTGTTGGAGTCTGCAAACTTCgagatgcaagaaaaaaaagcataaatgtcactttaaaACCCACACTTTGGTTCAAGTCAGTGTTTCTTAATAAAAACGTTGAGTATGCATTGACATTAGTGctactattaataaaaattaTTGTACCATAACTACAAAATTATGTGTGGGAAATAATAATTACGGGGTCTCAGTGCGTGTACCGAGGGCTTTGAAGAGTCTCTACTGCAGTCCAAAGACCAGGTCTTGTCCACAGTTGTTAAAGGCAGCATTTCTTCCTTCTTGTACTGTTTAGGTCCTGGGTCGGAAACAGCACTGGCTTGAATGTGGCAATTTTTTGGATCTGTTGGACAGCTGAGGACATCTTCACAGGAGGACTCATTCTCTGATTCATCTTGACTGCACAGAGGATAAGAAAAgataattaaaatgtttattagcTTACTTAAAGCCTTGTCTTTTCCTGTTCTCATTAAGAGATATCTGTGACATTTTTCGCCTTCTAAAATGTGTCAGTTTGATCTCCGTACTCGTGTAATTTAGAAGAGAGATATGATAGATAGGATGAGTTTTCTATTTTATTAAGGTTTTATGTCTAAAAGAGGCCTTTTTCCTGATCACAACAAGACACAGCTAATAGATATTTTCCCTATTTTCAATTGAAAACCAAATATTTAGTTTATATttgatgaaacaaaacaaaaaatgcaagctCTGAATCCTTGGAAATAAGTTAGAAACTTCAATGGCATCAGTACAGTACCTGTTAGTAAATACCAAACTGGCAGACATGATGGAGTATGATGATTCCCCGGATAGCTATAAAACAAGAAGCatcccaaattaaaatgatcattACAAATTCAGTATCAAGCTAAAGAGAGTTGAAAGGGGGCTGCCCAAAAGTGCATGCAGACTATATATtcgtatacatgtgtatatatatgtatacacggTGGTACCTCAAGttatgaaattactaattcattCCAGAAGGtagtttcataacttggatttctCCTAAGTAGAAAGACTATTTGACACGTAAAAGCTCTAATTCTTTCCAACCATTCTAAAGTTTCCAATACAAAATCCCGAAActctttaaaaattataaattaaaatataccaattttgtatgaaatagtTTAATCAGTTTATTGTGATGCTTGTTTGAATAAGAGAAgtggcagtgatttttttttgttgctacttACTTCAGGTGAAAAATGTATAAGATCCTCTTCCCCCCTGATCCTTTCATCTTCCAATCCGCCAACACCAACAGTGCTCTCGATGAGTGCATGAACGATTACTTTTTCACGAGTACATTTCTGCCGTTGTTGACCTTGGCTGAAAAGAAGTAAGTATAATGAATATAATAATTAGCAAAGGTCAGAAGGATTTTCACAGAtatgtatatacttatatataacaTGATAGCAGCACCAAAACAAACCTAGTGGAGGAATCTGTCTTGTCATCCTTTCCTTGAACATCCATCTCCG
It contains:
- the LOC144200688 gene encoding uncharacterized protein LOC144200688, with the protein product MSGSGKSEGTDCSEKDIWLYAREIGIDPESEPELLWLAKEAIFARLPPGWAKSQDDSGKPIFHNHYLQTSTKEHPCKVQYRQLVAQERERIQRTAAVGGGQQEKKENEQENNTNTGFFCSGFLSVIDSRCDEKSSLTLLTFDDEENSLISEKEDFGVPVSNETEMTKSEMQDNTHSVYQSSESLMQLSSGFGGFDNCVCCGSQQVRDGKGGEKVETEAVIYLSSRRRSDLNSSGNEIHSYQLDSEAEQNQAHSENLTSESTHHQVLSECLDCDSSVWGVNPMQTKANTFSKSQDGSCSTYLYKDIHTPQMDQLKKDVQFLNSASSEYHPEMDVQGKDDKTDSSTSQGQQRQKCTREKVIVHALIESTVGVGGLEDERIRGEEDLIHFSPELSGESSYSIMSASLVFTNSQDESENESSCEDVLSCPTDPKNCHIQASAVSDPGPKQYKKEEMLPLTTVDKTWSLDCSRDSSKPSFADSNTFLHDNTHFIQIKERKDIEKTMVSKSTDAVGQLGTKLMDEPFKAPTFADCNTCVVLDSTDFIHTKERKASETTVTVSKSTEPVGKQGVKLEDESSKTPTDSAVAIRDGDLGEEVTELEAQSEDQSPESLLREVSERVLDSSDSVFETETSTKSQGESGNNSSVEEVYSDIVAQEHIQCDSTDGNSEVKRKLKLEEEFTRTTRVFSTSFTSAHALIEQTGFIGTTKIEQDKDKKELITTPAQLTDFLDSDESLSDSDSQTETDQDSKSQYSIDGSGFDMDMKKEKPIKTPEVLREPFLRPDRIYHDKLGEESNQAEKPNKEESLVREKVTRLFLYEEKLRKEEEEETRKLMKEKEKRLQLRQDALKEKEEEEMTRFEKELDKKMFLHKKKLYNDADTLMKKKEMRTLYIQEELMKMHHHHDRLSKEKEKEMEQLRSEEMRIWRQKEIRREQEEALQLMRDRETRNQLSQGRLMVKKEEETEQFNKKMEMPPCLGQLRKTQEEEHLRVDREIKNYQQKEGLKKEEVDEYLRLKREKDTRICRRKVELRREEEEEAEQLKQEKEKRLRLRREELKRSEEEEEEWLKREMYNIKCQLHEELHRGRKEIERLMRERQLRLESCMQVLRREEEVAAEQLKRDKAIRVLAQKEELMKKEKEQVGQLKKEMQQRICRCFEKLRREEAEEAEQFKRGKEMRIRHHLAELQREEGEAADILTKEKESRCFLSQQQHMKQKEEEEEELQKYLDTCNRLFEKELRMEEEEAERMKQERAQRRLLQQREELERLEKEREESESQLRIQSQQDELSSQEEELVRTEGLRKSIFIDELNKEAEEIARLKRGKEMRIKLYDEWLRKEEENEMESLKQEQEVKMSLHEQALRKEEEDEIEQLQKEIQNRILVCQEQMRRERDELEKLKREKIKTKQNLPRGQQEKGIEQMMREKAMGKNLQGSDGQEIQRVKRERKTSLLCEESSTGETDGRFVTEIKKKTIFFEEEMTGEDEEDWLKEDIRTLLRKVENEQTEKLANGKITSWLCLDFSTDDESEDSDGKITPGVEKQKSREKVAEHLTMGLKNSKDKEEVDVLKRQNQRRMSFCIEELVREEKEKVERLQREKQMRMHKYEEELRKEEDMELDRLKRGKEQRIRDFQEELKVQEMEEVEQLKSEKEKRMGPLRKELPKNEEDEQLKEKKDTLRKEKRMNYSKEELIRKEYEELCEMERGNGMCNLQEELKRGTEELIDKLKAEKQKRMRLRQIDVWGEEEEKKLKTEYKYRLRALRQCLLAKRRDEENLFNKLFGQENLTDSVRMERKDEPFHLRQDHEAALRALCYALEEEREAKRDRFTAQRRQFLEHLRAHSNEDLQTLPTRLQEGPGENLRFMTPEAQEKILDSGFCSSFHLSTVAAPEPQIEKFGAFRLTPQRMNNTHFTVSASNPLVPHPMTANRVPHLAMNTPESMFCHQRAAVPVDPFTTTPLSETYLASSTPGFCNQLSLNKFNEITVYRFRRQNIPCDHIFSIQE